From Gimesia panareensis, the proteins below share one genomic window:
- a CDS encoding DUF1553 domain-containing protein, protein MRRLQFPGLVCAASLLWLFLFGQICASGAEIEFNRDVRPILSDLCFQCHGPDSSQRQADLRLDQEAGLLGAAGEAGVVVPGKAEASELYKRLLSNDPDLQMPPASSEKQITAEQIETIKRWINSGARWQKHWAFIPPKRPAVPQVKNQAWVRNPIDAFVLAQLEREGLKPSPEADKSTLIRRLSLDLTGLPPALSAQKEFYEDESPQAYERLVDRLLASPHYGERMALEWLDAARFADTSGYQTDGERHMWRWREWVIDAFNSNKPFDQFTVEQLAGDLLPNPSLDQLVATGFNRNHRANSEGGIIFDEYLLEYAVDRVETTGTVWLGLTVGCARCHEHKYDPISQKEFYQLIAFFNNIPERGRAIKYGNAAPFVTAPTKEQQQTLNDLDQEIKALEQKLQAAAPELKRLQKQWEQTHPAADLELKYPQRKLAYRIDFNGDLKLQVIGKQHLDFYANRTNASSDVESYGQDESTGKAQFEPADEGQALHLDGTEKHEAKELKLNGKKPMHVNGDAKPILSDKDPFSMVFRVKPEQPHGTILASLTPQQDESGFRIFLREGRLHINMGPRWLDDAILLQSTSKLKLNDWSHVVLTYAGNSQARGFQLYVNGEPQELKAKLNYLTGGFAFPAPFVFGAYHDRDYFRGLIDDFRIYRTRLTPDWVALDRVSQAVPQILKIPADQRSAGQQQKVQLYFMTYQAPTEYRLPFFNLRTLREKRDALARSLPTSMVMQERKTHKPTFVLMRGEYDKPGEPVTVGIPASLGALPADLPRNRLGLARWLVDPANPLTARVVVNRYWQMYFGNGLVKTTEDFGSQGSWPTHPELLDWLATEFIRTGWDVKRLQKLIVTSATYRQSSHVTPELLKADPENRLLARAGRLRLSAEMIRDQSLFVSGLLRPEIGGPSVKPYQPKGVWKEIASQTYEPGTGDDLYRRSMYTYWKRTVPPPAMATFDAPTRETCIVKRSRTNTPLQALALLNDVTYVEASRKLAERMLNLKTEEPAERIRFAMRVVLAREPSEREREIFLKGWERYRARFEHQPEAARQYLDVGESRPAKRYDPAEHAAYTVIASLILNLDETINRE, encoded by the coding sequence GTGAGAAGACTGCAATTTCCGGGGCTGGTTTGCGCTGCGAGCCTGCTCTGGCTGTTTCTGTTCGGGCAAATTTGCGCCTCTGGTGCCGAGATCGAGTTTAACCGCGATGTGCGGCCAATCCTCTCTGATCTCTGTTTTCAGTGTCACGGTCCCGATTCGTCACAACGTCAGGCCGACCTCCGACTTGACCAGGAGGCGGGTTTACTGGGGGCCGCGGGTGAAGCGGGAGTGGTCGTTCCCGGGAAAGCGGAAGCCAGTGAGTTATACAAACGCCTGCTTTCAAACGACCCCGATCTGCAGATGCCCCCGGCATCGTCGGAGAAGCAAATTACCGCGGAACAGATCGAGACCATCAAACGCTGGATTAACTCAGGCGCCCGCTGGCAGAAGCACTGGGCCTTTATTCCGCCAAAGCGTCCCGCTGTGCCACAGGTGAAGAACCAGGCCTGGGTGCGGAATCCGATCGATGCGTTTGTCCTGGCCCAGCTGGAACGTGAGGGGTTGAAGCCCTCGCCGGAAGCGGACAAGTCGACGCTGATCCGCCGACTGAGCCTGGATCTGACCGGCCTGCCCCCTGCACTGTCTGCGCAGAAAGAGTTTTACGAAGATGAATCACCCCAGGCTTACGAACGGCTGGTCGATCGCCTGCTGGCGTCTCCCCATTACGGCGAGCGGATGGCGCTGGAGTGGCTCGATGCGGCCCGCTTTGCCGATACCAGCGGTTATCAGACCGACGGTGAACGGCACATGTGGCGCTGGCGGGAATGGGTGATCGACGCTTTCAACAGCAACAAGCCATTCGATCAGTTTACCGTCGAACAGCTGGCCGGCGACCTGCTGCCGAACCCTTCTCTCGATCAACTCGTCGCCACTGGGTTCAACCGAAATCATCGAGCGAATTCCGAGGGGGGGATCATCTTCGATGAATATCTGCTGGAATACGCGGTCGACCGGGTTGAGACCACCGGCACCGTCTGGCTGGGACTGACTGTGGGTTGTGCCCGCTGTCATGAGCACAAGTACGATCCGATCTCACAGAAAGAGTTTTACCAGCTGATTGCATTTTTCAATAATATTCCCGAGCGGGGACGGGCGATCAAGTACGGCAATGCTGCTCCGTTCGTCACAGCACCCACAAAAGAACAGCAGCAAACGCTGAACGATCTGGATCAGGAGATCAAGGCGCTGGAGCAGAAGCTGCAGGCTGCGGCTCCCGAGCTGAAACGACTGCAAAAACAGTGGGAGCAGACGCACCCTGCAGCCGATCTGGAGCTGAAATACCCGCAGCGGAAGCTGGCTTACCGGATCGATTTTAACGGCGATCTGAAACTGCAGGTCATCGGCAAGCAGCATCTGGATTTCTACGCCAATAGGACCAATGCTTCCAGCGATGTAGAGAGTTATGGCCAGGATGAATCCACCGGTAAGGCGCAGTTCGAACCGGCAGACGAGGGACAGGCGTTGCACCTCGACGGCACCGAAAAACATGAAGCGAAAGAACTCAAGTTAAACGGCAAGAAGCCGATGCATGTGAACGGAGACGCGAAACCGATCTTGAGCGATAAAGATCCGTTCTCGATGGTCTTTCGGGTAAAACCGGAACAGCCCCATGGCACAATTCTGGCTTCACTGACTCCCCAACAGGATGAGAGCGGCTTTCGGATCTTCCTCAGAGAGGGGCGTCTGCACATTAACATGGGGCCCCGCTGGCTCGATGATGCGATTCTGCTGCAGTCGACCAGCAAACTCAAATTGAACGACTGGTCACACGTGGTTCTGACTTATGCCGGGAATTCCCAGGCGCGTGGCTTTCAGCTGTATGTGAATGGAGAGCCTCAGGAACTCAAGGCCAAACTGAACTACCTGACCGGCGGCTTTGCGTTTCCCGCGCCGTTTGTGTTCGGTGCGTATCACGATCGCGATTATTTCCGGGGACTGATTGATGACTTTCGGATCTACCGCACGCGTTTGACTCCCGACTGGGTGGCGCTGGATCGAGTTTCACAGGCAGTGCCGCAGATCCTGAAGATTCCCGCTGACCAGCGGAGTGCCGGGCAGCAGCAGAAAGTCCAACTGTATTTCATGACCTATCAGGCACCGACGGAGTACCGTCTCCCCTTTTTCAACCTGCGGACCCTACGAGAAAAACGGGATGCCCTGGCCCGCAGCCTGCCGACCAGTATGGTGATGCAGGAACGGAAAACACACAAACCGACGTTCGTCCTCATGCGGGGTGAATACGATAAGCCGGGTGAACCGGTGACCGTCGGCATCCCTGCCAGCCTGGGGGCGCTGCCTGCAGACCTGCCCCGCAATCGACTGGGGCTGGCCCGCTGGCTCGTCGATCCAGCCAATCCGTTGACCGCCCGGGTGGTGGTGAACCGCTACTGGCAGATGTATTTCGGGAACGGCCTGGTGAAAACGACCGAAGATTTCGGCTCGCAGGGCTCCTGGCCCACGCATCCCGAACTGCTCGACTGGCTGGCCACCGAATTCATTCGCACCGGCTGGGATGTCAAACGGCTGCAGAAGCTGATTGTGACTTCCGCGACCTATCGCCAGTCGTCGCATGTGACACCAGAGCTGCTGAAAGCGGATCCTGAAAATCGGCTGCTGGCCCGCGCCGGCCGGTTGCGGCTGTCTGCGGAGATGATTCGCGATCAGTCGCTGTTCGTCTCCGGTCTGCTCCGTCCCGAGATCGGCGGTCCTTCGGTGAAGCCCTATCAGCCAAAAGGAGTCTGGAAAGAGATCGCCAGCCAGACCTATGAGCCCGGAACCGGCGACGATCTGTACCGTCGCAGCATGTATACTTACTGGAAACGGACCGTGCCGCCCCCCGCGATGGCGACTTTCGATGCTCCGACCCGCGAAACCTGCATCGTCAAGCGTTCGCGGACTAATACGCCGCTGCAGGCTCTCGCGCTGTTGAATGATGTGACATACGTCGAAGCATCCCGCAAGCTGGCCGAGCGGATGCTCAATCTGAAAACAGAGGA
- a CDS encoding ArnT family glycosyltransferase — MTEDQARPSVKIGERFLVWGTPLLLAALILAQTFAFGMSKSPTYDETHYLSTALTTVHQGSLDSRISGEGVAPLPILVDYLPVVWSAGGKLRPDVWEADISDPPLIQRARRINALVIGIPTMLLIYCWLYRRRGYLAALLGGCLVTFSPTLIAHFSLATTDAFFTLLALIALAVLTRYWKQPTTGNLFWLALSVSVATSAKYSGIFLLPCTLIIVVLVALQKWTSFSRAAVWTLTKRVALVFSLFLLLLVPLTWACHLFSFTGPLKTVPYAETPDYSAWVRVLGRGPTAQKIMEAAHNDLKRPAPFSGILFQFLHNSAGHEAYLLGEVSKTGWWYYFPLAWLWKSTPIDLLLTLFCLLLIPWLWRDFKLLLRPAEGAEGDLASAEQKKVNTPTSHAPLIWLLAAVVLLGMSLTSRLNLGQRYLLTLYPLLYLFTIDQLWRWFQEKKVWLWALTAICIGFQCASICSVQPHYLAYFNDSVGGPSSGRFYLLDSNLDWGQDLPAVKKALDELPAEDRDQCLLYYFGTALPESYGIEGFDLKESLPEDPEDWKYLILSVNHLQGLYTQVEDPFAAFRKITPLKRAGYSIFIYDLQTPEARQALQEALTKLKSYHDAQEKESASEDGPSASSESSK, encoded by the coding sequence GACAGAAGATCAGGCTCGTCCTTCCGTTAAAATCGGTGAACGGTTTCTCGTCTGGGGAACCCCGCTGCTGCTGGCGGCGTTGATTCTGGCTCAGACCTTCGCGTTTGGAATGTCCAAAAGCCCCACCTACGACGAAACGCATTATCTGAGTACCGCGCTGACCACCGTGCATCAGGGGTCGCTGGATTCGCGTATCAGTGGTGAGGGAGTGGCCCCGCTGCCAATTCTGGTCGATTACCTGCCCGTTGTCTGGTCTGCCGGCGGCAAGCTCCGTCCTGATGTCTGGGAGGCAGATATTTCCGATCCGCCGCTGATCCAGCGCGCCCGTCGGATCAACGCGCTGGTGATCGGTATTCCGACGATGCTGCTGATTTACTGCTGGCTCTATCGTCGTCGCGGTTATCTGGCAGCGTTGCTGGGGGGCTGCCTGGTGACATTCTCGCCGACGCTGATCGCCCATTTTTCGCTGGCGACCACCGATGCCTTTTTTACGCTGCTGGCATTGATCGCGCTGGCAGTCTTGACCCGCTACTGGAAACAGCCGACAACCGGGAATCTGTTCTGGCTGGCATTGAGTGTTTCTGTCGCGACCTCGGCGAAATACTCGGGAATCTTCCTGTTGCCCTGCACACTGATCATCGTAGTCCTGGTCGCACTGCAGAAATGGACCTCGTTTTCCCGCGCTGCGGTTTGGACGCTGACGAAACGCGTCGCGCTGGTCTTCTCACTATTCCTGCTGCTGCTGGTGCCGCTGACCTGGGCCTGTCATCTGTTTTCCTTTACAGGACCGCTGAAGACGGTGCCCTATGCCGAGACTCCCGACTACTCCGCCTGGGTGCGAGTGCTGGGACGTGGTCCCACGGCGCAGAAAATCATGGAAGCGGCCCACAACGATCTCAAACGCCCTGCTCCCTTCTCCGGGATCCTGTTTCAGTTTCTGCATAACTCGGCCGGTCACGAAGCGTATCTGCTGGGAGAGGTTTCGAAGACAGGCTGGTGGTATTATTTTCCGCTGGCCTGGCTCTGGAAAAGTACCCCCATCGATCTACTGCTGACCCTGTTCTGCCTGTTGCTGATTCCCTGGCTGTGGCGTGATTTCAAACTGCTGTTGCGACCTGCTGAGGGAGCAGAGGGTGATCTGGCTTCAGCAGAGCAAAAAAAAGTCAACACACCAACGAGTCATGCGCCTCTCATCTGGCTGCTGGCGGCGGTGGTTCTACTGGGAATGTCATTGACCAGCCGGTTGAATCTGGGGCAGCGTTATCTGTTGACACTCTACCCCCTGTTATATCTGTTTACCATCGATCAACTCTGGCGCTGGTTTCAGGAAAAAAAGGTCTGGCTGTGGGCGTTGACGGCGATCTGCATCGGGTTTCAGTGTGCGTCGATTTGCTCGGTACAGCCGCACTACCTGGCCTATTTCAACGACAGTGTGGGCGGGCCCTCCTCCGGTCGATTCTATCTGCTGGACTCCAATCTCGACTGGGGACAGGATCTGCCGGCTGTGAAGAAGGCTCTGGATGAGTTGCCGGCGGAAGACCGGGATCAGTGCCTGCTCTATTACTTCGGAACCGCCCTCCCGGAATCGTATGGCATTGAGGGCTTCGATCTGAAAGAAAGTCTGCCGGAAGATCCGGAAGATTGGAAATATCTGATCCTGTCGGTCAATCATCTGCAGGGACTGTATACACAGGTGGAAGACCCCTTCGCCGCATTTCGTAAAATCACACCTCTGAAGCGGGCCGGCTATTCGATTTTTATCTACGATCTGCAGACACCGGAAGCCAGGCAGGCCTTACAAGAGGCCCTGACAAAGCTGAAAAGTTATCATGATGCGCAGGAGAAAGAGTCGGCCTCGGAAGACGGCCCCTCTGCGAGTTCCGAATCGTCGAAGTAA